A DNA window from Syngnathus typhle isolate RoL2023-S1 ecotype Sweden linkage group LG2, RoL_Styp_1.0, whole genome shotgun sequence contains the following coding sequences:
- the LOC133150391 gene encoding synaptotagmin-2-like, whose product MTKWNLFKHQTTPMVAAKPTGASALTVTPAPVALVSADNSTEPVSKNDAFDEIKNKFLNEIDKIPLPSWAIIAIAVVAALLILTCCFCIVKKCCCKKKKNKKGKKGKGDMGMKNLKGGEKQQDDDDEEDDVEPGLTGDEKEEEVKEKEKLGKLQYSIDYDFQENKLAVGILQAADLLSMDSGGTSDPYVKVFVLPDKKKKYDTKVHKKTLNPVFNETFVFKIPFQEMGGKTLVMSVYDFDRFSKHDVIGEIKIPMNTLDLAKPIEEWRDLDSADQEEPEKLGDICISLRYVPTAGKLTICILEAKNLKKMDVGGLSDPYVKINLLQNGKRLKKKKTTVKKNTLNPYYNESFSFEIPLEQMQKIQAVITVLDYDKIGKNDAIGKIWVGSKGTGAGLKHWSDMLANPRRPIAQWHPLQPEEEVDAALAALAAKK is encoded by the exons ATGACTAAGTGGAATTTGTTCAAGCACCAGACAACGCCCATGGTCGCTGCCAAGCCAACAGGGGCCAGTGCCTTGACTGTGACTCCTGCCCCTGTCGCGCTGGTCTCTGCAGACAACTCCACCGAGCCGGTCAGCAAGAACGATGCCTTTGACGAGATCAAAAACAAGTTTCTGAATGAAATCGATAAGATCCCAC TGCCATCCTGGGCCATCATTGCCATTGCTGTGGTCGCTGCTTTACTTATCCTAACGTGCTGCTTCTGCATCGTCAAGAAATGTTgctgcaagaagaagaagaacaagaagGGCAAGAAGGGAAAGGGTGACATGGGGATGAAGAACCTCAAAGGAGGAGAG AAACAACAGGACGATGACGACGAGGAAGACGATGTCGAACCAGGACTGACTGGAGATGAAAAAGAAGAGGAGGTGAAGGAGAAAGAGAAACTGGGAAAGCTGCAGTACTCCATTGATTATGACTTCCAGGAGAACAAG CTGGCAGTGGGAATCCTGCAAGCTGCCGATCTCCTCTCCATGGACAGTGGTGGCACCTCTGACCCCTATGTCAAGGTCTTTGTCCTACctgacaagaagaagaagtatGACACTAAGGTTCACAAGAAAACTCTCAACCCAGTCTTCAATGAGACTTTCGTCTTTAAG ATTCCATTCCAAGAGATGGGAGGAAAGACTCTGGTCATGTCTGTCTATGACTTTGATCGCTTCTCGAAACATGACGTTATCGGCGAGATTAAAATACCCATGAACACCCTTGACTTGGCAAAGCCAATCGAGGAGTGGCGAGATTTAGACAGCGCGGACCAAGAAGAG CCGGAGAAGCTGGGAGACATTTGCATCTCTCTTCGTTATGTACCCACTGCTGGTAAACTCACAATCTGCATTCTGGAAGCCAAGAACCTGAAGAAAATGGACGTGGGGGGGCTTTCAG ATCCCTATGTGAAGATTAATCTGCTGCAAAATGGAAAGaggctgaagaagaagaagacaacaGTTAAGAAGAACACATTGAATCCTTACTACAACGAATCGTTCAGCTTTGAGATTCCTCTTGAGCAAATGCAG AAAATCCAAGCTGTGATCACAGTGCTGGATTACGACAAGATCGGTAAAAACGATGCCATCGGGAAGATATGGGTGGGTAGCAAGGGTACCGGGGCCGGGCTGAAACACTGGTCCGACATGTTGGCCAACCCCCGACGTCCCATCGCTCAGTGGCATCCACTGCAGCCAGAGGAGGAGGTGGATGCTGCCCTCGCAGCCCTGGCTGCCAAGAAGTAA
- the LOC133150389 gene encoding protein phosphatase 1 regulatory subunit 12A-like isoform X2 — translation MHALVPSSRLYLTPVRDEEAESQRRAKSRHARQTRRSTQGVTLTDLKAAQKIYSGSEEFVLDGKVEDRAKITPRWSSTDEQGNIKPKLQSVAECTEACCQPTSTITGLNSIRVNGRRWRDENQNPLEEEQLKFAKHRSRRLDGCDGSDVTVSEHDRLSRLDSSGENIPDRLGRTSSYIRRETRLASLNKPEQDITSKDYKKMYADALHENDRLKSRLQDSKQELVSIRSQLEKVTQRQDRIAEKSTLLESEKKEKQALEKRVSGMEDEIKVLTELKMDNQRLKDENGALIRVISKLSK, via the exons ATGCATGCTTTGGTGCCCAG TTCCAGACTTTATCTGACCCCCGTCAGGGATGAAGAGGCAGAGTCTCAGAGGAGGGCAAAATCTCGTCATGCCAGACAGACCCGCAGGTCAACGCAG GGTGTAACACTAACAGACTTGAAAGCGGCTCAGAAGATCTACAGTGGCTCAGAAGAGTTTGTACTTGATGGGAAAGTGGAGGACAGAGCAAAAATCACTCCAAGATGGAGCAGCACAGATGAG CAGGGGAACATAAAACCCAAGTTACAAAGTGTTGCTGAGTGTACAGAAGCTTGCTGCCAGCCTACGTCCACTATTACCGGCCTAAACTCCATCAGAG TGAATGGAAGAAGGTGGAGAGATGAAAATCAGAACCCCCTTGAAGAAGAGCAGCTTAAGTTCGCAAAACACAGGAGCAGACGATTGGATGGATGCGATGGATCGGACGTCACCGTTTCAGAG caTGACAGATTGTCAAG ATTGGACTCGAGTGGGGAGAATATCCCTGATAGATTGGGACGGACCAGCTCCTACATTCGCAGGGAGACCAGGCTAGCTTCTCTGAACAAGCCGGAGCAAGACATCACAAGCAAAGACTATAAGAAG ATGTACGCAGACGCTCTACATGAGAATGACCGTCTCAAGTCCAGGTTGCAGGACAGCAAGCAAGAACTTGTTAGCATCCGTTCCCAGCTGGAGAAAGTGACTCAA AGGCAAGACAGAATAGCAGAGAAATCTACTCTGCTTGAATCTGAGAAAAAG GAAAAACAGGCCCTTGAAAAACGAGTGTCGGGCATGGAAGATGAAATTAAG GTCTTGACGGAACTCAAGATGGACAACCAGAGGCTAAAGGATGAGAACGGCGCTCTCATTCGGGTTATCAGcaaactttcaaaataa
- the LOC133150389 gene encoding protein phosphatase 1 regulatory subunit 12B-like isoform X7: MSSYFPRTKDLTRTRRSVTDSPPSSPSPTEKSFRHDRLSRLDSSGENIPDRLGRTSSYIRRETRLASLNKPEQDITSKDYKKMYADALHENDRLKSRLQDSKQELVSIRSQLEKVTQRQDRIAEKSTLLESEKKEKQALEKRVSGMEDEIKVLTELKMDNQRLKDENGALIRVISKLSK; this comes from the exons ATGTCTTCCTACTTCCCCCGCACCAAAGACCTGACTCGTACCAGGAGGTCAGTCACCGACTCACCGCCATCGTCTCCATCCCCTACAGAAAAAAGCTTCCGA caTGACAGATTGTCAAG ATTGGACTCGAGTGGGGAGAATATCCCTGATAGATTGGGACGGACCAGCTCCTACATTCGCAGGGAGACCAGGCTAGCTTCTCTGAACAAGCCGGAGCAAGACATCACAAGCAAAGACTATAAGAAG ATGTACGCAGACGCTCTACATGAGAATGACCGTCTCAAGTCCAGGTTGCAGGACAGCAAGCAAGAACTTGTTAGCATCCGTTCCCAGCTGGAGAAAGTGACTCAA AGGCAAGACAGAATAGCAGAGAAATCTACTCTGCTTGAATCTGAGAAAAAG GAAAAACAGGCCCTTGAAAAACGAGTGTCGGGCATGGAAGATGAAATTAAG GTCTTGACGGAACTCAAGATGGACAACCAGAGGCTAAAGGATGAGAACGGCGCTCTCATTCGGGTTATCAGcaaactttcaaaataa
- the LOC133150389 gene encoding protein phosphatase 1 regulatory subunit 12A-like isoform X1, translating into MHALVPSSRLYLTPVRDEEAESQRRAKSRHARQTRRSTQGVTLTDLKAAQKIYSGSEEFVLDGKVEDRAKITPRWSSTDEQGNIKPKLQSVAECTEACCQPTSTITGLNSIRVNGRRWRDENQNPLEEEQLKFAKHRSRRLDGCDGSDVTVSEHDRLSRLDSSGENIPDRLGRTSSYIRRETRLASLNKPEQDITSKDYKKMYADALHENDRLKSRLQDSKQELVSIRSQLEKVTQRQDRIAEKSTLLESEKKEKQALEKRVSGMEDEIKAFPALAQAQALRSVNERLLAENRALLRALARLSETASIPETEDL; encoded by the exons ATGCATGCTTTGGTGCCCAG TTCCAGACTTTATCTGACCCCCGTCAGGGATGAAGAGGCAGAGTCTCAGAGGAGGGCAAAATCTCGTCATGCCAGACAGACCCGCAGGTCAACGCAG GGTGTAACACTAACAGACTTGAAAGCGGCTCAGAAGATCTACAGTGGCTCAGAAGAGTTTGTACTTGATGGGAAAGTGGAGGACAGAGCAAAAATCACTCCAAGATGGAGCAGCACAGATGAG CAGGGGAACATAAAACCCAAGTTACAAAGTGTTGCTGAGTGTACAGAAGCTTGCTGCCAGCCTACGTCCACTATTACCGGCCTAAACTCCATCAGAG TGAATGGAAGAAGGTGGAGAGATGAAAATCAGAACCCCCTTGAAGAAGAGCAGCTTAAGTTCGCAAAACACAGGAGCAGACGATTGGATGGATGCGATGGATCGGACGTCACCGTTTCAGAG caTGACAGATTGTCAAG ATTGGACTCGAGTGGGGAGAATATCCCTGATAGATTGGGACGGACCAGCTCCTACATTCGCAGGGAGACCAGGCTAGCTTCTCTGAACAAGCCGGAGCAAGACATCACAAGCAAAGACTATAAGAAG ATGTACGCAGACGCTCTACATGAGAATGACCGTCTCAAGTCCAGGTTGCAGGACAGCAAGCAAGAACTTGTTAGCATCCGTTCCCAGCTGGAGAAAGTGACTCAA AGGCAAGACAGAATAGCAGAGAAATCTACTCTGCTTGAATCTGAGAAAAAG GAAAAACAGGCCCTTGAAAAACGAGTGTCGGGCATGGAAGATGAAATTAAG GCTTTCCCTGCTCTTGCTCAGGCCCAGGCTTTGCGGAGCGTCAACGAGCGCCTCCTGGCTGAAAATAGAGCCTTGCTgcgagccctcgcccgcctctCTGAGACGGCCTCCATACCGGAGACAGAGGACCTCTGA
- the LOC133150389 gene encoding protein phosphatase 1 regulatory subunit 12B-like isoform X5: MSSYFPRTKDLTRTRRSVTDSPPSSPSPTEKSFRHDRLSRLDSSGENIPDRLGRTSSYIRRETRLASLNKPEQDITSKDYKKMYADALHENDRLKSRLQDSKQELVSIRSQLEKVTQRQDRIAEKSTLLESEKKEKQALEKRVSGMEDEIKAFPALAQAQALRSVNERLLAENRALLRALARLSETASIPETEDL, translated from the exons ATGTCTTCCTACTTCCCCCGCACCAAAGACCTGACTCGTACCAGGAGGTCAGTCACCGACTCACCGCCATCGTCTCCATCCCCTACAGAAAAAAGCTTCCGA caTGACAGATTGTCAAG ATTGGACTCGAGTGGGGAGAATATCCCTGATAGATTGGGACGGACCAGCTCCTACATTCGCAGGGAGACCAGGCTAGCTTCTCTGAACAAGCCGGAGCAAGACATCACAAGCAAAGACTATAAGAAG ATGTACGCAGACGCTCTACATGAGAATGACCGTCTCAAGTCCAGGTTGCAGGACAGCAAGCAAGAACTTGTTAGCATCCGTTCCCAGCTGGAGAAAGTGACTCAA AGGCAAGACAGAATAGCAGAGAAATCTACTCTGCTTGAATCTGAGAAAAAG GAAAAACAGGCCCTTGAAAAACGAGTGTCGGGCATGGAAGATGAAATTAAG GCTTTCCCTGCTCTTGCTCAGGCCCAGGCTTTGCGGAGCGTCAACGAGCGCCTCCTGGCTGAAAATAGAGCCTTGCTgcgagccctcgcccgcctctCTGAGACGGCCTCCATACCGGAGACAGAGGACCTCTGA
- the LOC133150389 gene encoding protein phosphatase 1 regulatory subunit 12A-like isoform X6: MSSYFPRTKDLTRTRRLDSSGENIPDRLGRTSSYIRRETRLASLNKPEQDITSKDYKKMYADALHENDRLKSRLQDSKQELVSIRSQLEKVTQRQDRIAEKSTLLESEKKEKQALEKRVSGMEDEIKAFPALAQAQALRSVNERLLAENRALLRALARLSETASIPETEDL; the protein is encoded by the exons ATGTCTTCCTACTTCCCCCGCACCAAAGACCTGACTCGTACCAGGAG ATTGGACTCGAGTGGGGAGAATATCCCTGATAGATTGGGACGGACCAGCTCCTACATTCGCAGGGAGACCAGGCTAGCTTCTCTGAACAAGCCGGAGCAAGACATCACAAGCAAAGACTATAAGAAG ATGTACGCAGACGCTCTACATGAGAATGACCGTCTCAAGTCCAGGTTGCAGGACAGCAAGCAAGAACTTGTTAGCATCCGTTCCCAGCTGGAGAAAGTGACTCAA AGGCAAGACAGAATAGCAGAGAAATCTACTCTGCTTGAATCTGAGAAAAAG GAAAAACAGGCCCTTGAAAAACGAGTGTCGGGCATGGAAGATGAAATTAAG GCTTTCCCTGCTCTTGCTCAGGCCCAGGCTTTGCGGAGCGTCAACGAGCGCCTCCTGGCTGAAAATAGAGCCTTGCTgcgagccctcgcccgcctctCTGAGACGGCCTCCATACCGGAGACAGAGGACCTCTGA
- the LOC133150389 gene encoding protein phosphatase 1 regulatory subunit 12B-like isoform X4: MHALVPSSRLYLTPVRDEEAESQRRAKSRHARQTRRSTQGVTLTDLKAAQKIYSGSEEFVLDGKVEDRAKITPRWSSTDEQGNIKPKLQSVAECTEACCQPTSTITGLNSIRVNGRRWRDENQNPLEEEQLKFAKHRSRRLDGCDGSDVTVSEHDRLSRLDSSGENIPDRLGRTSSYIRRETRLASLNKPEQDITSKDYKKMYADALHENDRLKSRLQDSKQELVSIRSQLEKVTQRQDRIAEKSTLLESEKKEKQALEKRVSGMEDEIKDPPARFRCGYQP; this comes from the exons ATGCATGCTTTGGTGCCCAG TTCCAGACTTTATCTGACCCCCGTCAGGGATGAAGAGGCAGAGTCTCAGAGGAGGGCAAAATCTCGTCATGCCAGACAGACCCGCAGGTCAACGCAG GGTGTAACACTAACAGACTTGAAAGCGGCTCAGAAGATCTACAGTGGCTCAGAAGAGTTTGTACTTGATGGGAAAGTGGAGGACAGAGCAAAAATCACTCCAAGATGGAGCAGCACAGATGAG CAGGGGAACATAAAACCCAAGTTACAAAGTGTTGCTGAGTGTACAGAAGCTTGCTGCCAGCCTACGTCCACTATTACCGGCCTAAACTCCATCAGAG TGAATGGAAGAAGGTGGAGAGATGAAAATCAGAACCCCCTTGAAGAAGAGCAGCTTAAGTTCGCAAAACACAGGAGCAGACGATTGGATGGATGCGATGGATCGGACGTCACCGTTTCAGAG caTGACAGATTGTCAAG ATTGGACTCGAGTGGGGAGAATATCCCTGATAGATTGGGACGGACCAGCTCCTACATTCGCAGGGAGACCAGGCTAGCTTCTCTGAACAAGCCGGAGCAAGACATCACAAGCAAAGACTATAAGAAG ATGTACGCAGACGCTCTACATGAGAATGACCGTCTCAAGTCCAGGTTGCAGGACAGCAAGCAAGAACTTGTTAGCATCCGTTCCCAGCTGGAGAAAGTGACTCAA AGGCAAGACAGAATAGCAGAGAAATCTACTCTGCTTGAATCTGAGAAAAAG GAAAAACAGGCCCTTGAAAAACGAGTGTCGGGCATGGAAGATGAAATTAAG GACCCCCCAGCTCGGTTCCGTTGCGGGTACCAACcctga
- the LOC133150389 gene encoding protein phosphatase 1 regulatory subunit 12B-like isoform X3, whose translation MHALVPSSRLYLTPVRDEEAESQRRAKSRHARQTRRSTQGVTLTDLKAAQKIYSGSEEFVLDGKVEDRAKITPRWSSTDEQGNIKPKLQSVAECTEACCQPTSTITGLNSIRVNGRRWRDENQNPLEEEQLKFAKHRSRRLDGCDGSDVTVSEHDRLSRLDSSGENIPDRLGRTSSYIRRETRLASLNKPEQDITSKDYKKMYADALHENDRLKSRLQDSKQELVSIRSQLEKVTQRQDRIAEKSTLLESEKKEKQALEKRVSGMEDEIKQDPPARFRCGYQP comes from the exons ATGCATGCTTTGGTGCCCAG TTCCAGACTTTATCTGACCCCCGTCAGGGATGAAGAGGCAGAGTCTCAGAGGAGGGCAAAATCTCGTCATGCCAGACAGACCCGCAGGTCAACGCAG GGTGTAACACTAACAGACTTGAAAGCGGCTCAGAAGATCTACAGTGGCTCAGAAGAGTTTGTACTTGATGGGAAAGTGGAGGACAGAGCAAAAATCACTCCAAGATGGAGCAGCACAGATGAG CAGGGGAACATAAAACCCAAGTTACAAAGTGTTGCTGAGTGTACAGAAGCTTGCTGCCAGCCTACGTCCACTATTACCGGCCTAAACTCCATCAGAG TGAATGGAAGAAGGTGGAGAGATGAAAATCAGAACCCCCTTGAAGAAGAGCAGCTTAAGTTCGCAAAACACAGGAGCAGACGATTGGATGGATGCGATGGATCGGACGTCACCGTTTCAGAG caTGACAGATTGTCAAG ATTGGACTCGAGTGGGGAGAATATCCCTGATAGATTGGGACGGACCAGCTCCTACATTCGCAGGGAGACCAGGCTAGCTTCTCTGAACAAGCCGGAGCAAGACATCACAAGCAAAGACTATAAGAAG ATGTACGCAGACGCTCTACATGAGAATGACCGTCTCAAGTCCAGGTTGCAGGACAGCAAGCAAGAACTTGTTAGCATCCGTTCCCAGCTGGAGAAAGTGACTCAA AGGCAAGACAGAATAGCAGAGAAATCTACTCTGCTTGAATCTGAGAAAAAG GAAAAACAGGCCCTTGAAAAACGAGTGTCGGGCATGGAAGATGAAATTAAG CAGGACCCCCCAGCTCGGTTCCGTTGCGGGTACCAACcctga
- the zgc:66479 gene encoding RILP-like protein homolog: MTAKHRKGKSNHKHEEDHGKSEIPESEIRTGGDSYTLVLFACLVVVVGVATGAWFYYQQHQTLTHLTDTITGMQMKVAKLQASQETMRQTSDKVRVSDDVEGRINALEESYALAQKQVDEALATAEQLKTSDLPAQVLSLHTEMKSRLAEIQRTTVSVEQMSQLQARLQKPEELEQIGLQVEGLATSSADLSKEVQAVMGRLEEAEAILDHVVTLTDNLKQETARLSGLELQLKSYQTEMATIRELLLNEHAEQLDVEELISALRMSIQKQNSASHSRHAELKAQLDNLQWQVNQMVGHAETVPQHVEQAEGTPAPIIEEEDAVSEAEAAESDSDEPVKEVSDDEADTEQMEQSLTSPETLTEKEDPSLEGTLNDEDELLLDDGDAKLEIDDSDQNDDSVVNPEEDESDEEEFGNGVEV; the protein is encoded by the exons ATGACCGCCAAGCATCGCAAGGGAAAAAGCAACCACAAACACGAAGAGGACCATGGAAAAAGTGAAATTCCGGAATCCGAAATTCGAACCGGAGGGGATAGCTACACACTTGTTTTGTTTGCATGTCTCGTCGTTGTAGTCGGCGTTGCAACGGGAGCATGGTTCTATTACCAGCAGCACCAAACTTTGACGCACTTGACAGACACCATAACGGGCATGCAAATGAAAGTGGCGAAGCTCCAGGCGTCCCAGGAGACCATGCGACAGACTAGTGATAAG GTGCGTGTTTCAGATGATGTAGAAGGTCGCATTAATGCTCTGGAAGAGTCGTACGCGTTGGCTCAGAAACAAGTGGACGAGGCCTTGGCTACCGCAGAGCAGCTGAAAACGTCGGATCTCCCTGCTCAGGTGCTATCGCTCCACACGGAGATGAAATCCCGCCTGGCAGAGATCCAGCGGACCACTGTCTCTGTGGAGCAAATGAGCCAGCTGCAGGCGAGGCTTCAGAAACCTGAGGAATTGGAGCAGATTGGGCTTCAGGTAGAGGGCCTCGCTACGTCGAGCGCCGACTTATCTAAGGAAGTCCAAGCCGTGATGGGGCGCCTGGAAGAAGCGGAAGCCATTTTGGATCATGTTGTCACTCTGACGGATAACCTGAAGCAGGAGACTGCACGGCTGTCGGGACTGGAGCTGCAGCTGAAGTCCTACCAGACGGAGATGGCGACTATCAG AGAGCTGCTGTTGAATGAGCACGCCGAGCAGCTCGACGTGGAGGAACTGATCAGTGCACTTCGAATGAGTATTCAGAAGCAGAACTCAGCCAGCCACAGCCGTCACGCAGAACTCAAGGCTCAGCTGGACAACCTACAATGGCAGGTTAATCAG ATGGTAGGACATGCTGAAACTGTGCCACAGCATGTGGAACAAGCTGAGGGAACTCCAGCTCCTATTATTGAGGAAGAAGATGCAGTTTCAGAGGCGGAAGCAGCAGAGTCCGACTCTGATGAGCCGGTAAAGGAAGTTTCAGATGACGAGGCTGATACTGAGCAGATGGAACAATCCCTTACCTCCCCGGAAACTCTGACAGAAAAGGAGGACCCAAGTTTGGAGGGGACTCTGAATGATGAAGATGAGTTACTGCTTGACGACGGTGATGCCAAACTGGAAATTGATGATTCTGATCAGAATGATGATAGCGTCGTCAATCCTGAAGAAGATGAATCGGACGAAGAGGAATTCGGCAATGGAGTTGAAGTGTAG
- the LOC133150390 gene encoding tumor protein p53-inducible nuclear protein 2 isoform X2 produces the protein MFQRLSNLLFGEVEEVAAELKGPNPCVTEADEDGWMLVNLPEGATAEASPMEDLLIEHPSMSVYVLPSNISMVSNANLSVVGEESIVSTASSVSRVAEPTAAPATHTAGPFRGSFGPYVQPNVAHVARVQRSKARMERRHLSRNRIQRQNRTREQIPRHASHVRNAFLHQPSKRNFSH, from the exons ATGTTTCAACGTCTGAGCAACTTACTTTTTGGTGAGGTAGAAGAAGTGGCAGCTGAGCTCAAGGGACCTAATCCCTGTGTGACAGAGGCCGacgaagatggatggatgcttgtCAACCTGCCTG AAGGAGCCACGGCAGAGGCGAGCCCCATGGAGGACCTGCTCATTGAGCATCCCAGCATGTCTGTGTATGTCTTGCCGAGCAACATCTCCATGGTCTCCAATGCTAACCTCTCCGTGGTGGGCGAGGAAAGCATTGTGAGCACGGCGAGTAGCGTCAG CAGAGTGGCTGAGCCGACTGCTGCTCCAGCTACCCACACCGCCGGGCCATTCAGGGGAAGTTTCGGACCTTATGTCCAACCTAACGTCGCCCACGTGGCCAGAGTGCAGCGTAGCAAAGCTCGCATGGAGAGGCGCCACCTGAGCCGTAACCGCATTCAACGCCAAAACCGCACCAGGGAGCAGATTCCCCGCCACGCCAGTCATGTTCGAAACGCCTTCCTGCACCAGCCTAGCAAGCGTAACTTCTCCCACTAG
- the LOC133150390 gene encoding tumor protein p53-inducible nuclear protein 2 isoform X1 produces the protein MFQRLSNLLFGEVEEVAAELKGPNPCVTEADEDGWMLVNLPDESGSMVQTDVETQAQRTFSQPIPDSNQSNLDDTQTRTERLTSIPRPPIHRRRPRTGRAHGAILTADSNQSSTGVTTLSRRARRPAAPSASQSTSPAGSDCGASEASSRAGSERGCMDESWFVTPPPCFTAEGATAEASPMEDLLIEHPSMSVYVLPSNISMVSNANLSVVGEESIVSTASSVSRVAEPTAAPATHTAGPFRGSFGPYVQPNVAHVARVQRSKARMERRHLSRNRIQRQNRTREQIPRHASHVRNAFLHQPSKRNFSH, from the exons ATGTTTCAACGTCTGAGCAACTTACTTTTTGGTGAGGTAGAAGAAGTGGCAGCTGAGCTCAAGGGACCTAATCCCTGTGTGACAGAGGCCGacgaagatggatggatgcttgtCAACCTGCCTG ATGAGTCGGGCAGCATGGTGCAAACTGACGTTGAGACACAGGCCCAACGTACTTTTTCACAGCCAATCCCAGACAGCAACCAATCAAACCTTGACGACACTCAAACGCGGACTGAACGCTTAACTTCTATTCCCCGCCCACCGATCCATCGACGAAGGCCACGTACTGGCAGGGCGCATGGGGCAATATTAACGGCAGACTCGAACCAATCAAGCACGGGTGTCACTACATTGTCAAGACGGGCCAGACGACCCGCAGCCCCCTCTGCTTCTCAGTCGACTTCTCCCGCTGGGAGCGATTGTGGGGCCAGTGAGGCTAGCAGCAGGGCAGGCTCAGAGAGAGGCTGCATGGATGAGAGCTGGTTTGTCACCCCTCCCCCCTGTTTTACTGCAGAAGGAGCCACGGCAGAGGCGAGCCCCATGGAGGACCTGCTCATTGAGCATCCCAGCATGTCTGTGTATGTCTTGCCGAGCAACATCTCCATGGTCTCCAATGCTAACCTCTCCGTGGTGGGCGAGGAAAGCATTGTGAGCACGGCGAGTAGCGTCAG CAGAGTGGCTGAGCCGACTGCTGCTCCAGCTACCCACACCGCCGGGCCATTCAGGGGAAGTTTCGGACCTTATGTCCAACCTAACGTCGCCCACGTGGCCAGAGTGCAGCGTAGCAAAGCTCGCATGGAGAGGCGCCACCTGAGCCGTAACCGCATTCAACGCCAAAACCGCACCAGGGAGCAGATTCCCCGCCACGCCAGTCATGTTCGAAACGCCTTCCTGCACCAGCCTAGCAAGCGTAACTTCTCCCACTAG